Part of the Nothobranchius furzeri strain GRZ-AD chromosome 2, NfurGRZ-RIMD1, whole genome shotgun sequence genome, ATGGGAAACTTACCTGAAGAGAGGTCTAATCCTGCTGCACCATTCAAGTTCACATCCATTGACCTGTTTGGACCTTATCATGTGAAGGATGATGTCAAAAAGAGGGTAAACATGAAAGTATGGGGAGTTGTGTTTTGTTGTATGGCTAGCCGAGCCATCCATGTTGAACTAGCAAACACACTATCAACAGAGAGCTTCCTGTTTGCCTATATGAGGTTCACCGCTGTCCGAGGGCATCCCCAAAGAATCTGGTCAGATCCTGGCACAAACTTTGTCGGCGCAAAACCTGTATTGAAAGAGATGTATGCTTACCTGAGACAACAAAATCAAGAATCCCTTGAAGAATATGCTGCCAAGAATGAGACCACCTGGATGTGGAAGATCCTTCCCGCCGACTCACCTCACCGAAATGGAACTGCTGAAGCTGCTGTTAGAGTTACCAAGAGAGCCCTTCAAAGTCTTGGAAATGTAGAAGGCCTTACATTCAGTGAGTTCCTGACAGTGCTCCAGCTAGCTGCCAACCTTGCAAATGAGAGACCCATCGATGTCAGAATTCAGAGCAGAGAAGAACGCATCCAGTACATCACGCCGAACAACCTGTTGCTTGGTCGAGCCACACAAAGTGGGGACTTTAAAACTGTTGACTACACCACCTACCCATATTTTCTGATAAACTTAAAGAAAAACCAAAACTTCCTCCTAACAGTTGTTTCCCACAAAACTTAGCTCAGAAAAAAGTCCATGTGAATCATCCCAAGAGCTTACCGATAGCCTGTCAAGATCAAAGTCCTCCTCACAGCTGAATTGTTTGCTTGCCATCTCAGTTTTGTCACACCCTGGTTGAATGACTGCTGCATGCATGAAGAAGCCACTAGTGGTGAGCTCTTGATTTCCTGATTTGGCTCACCTGGAGGAGCACACACCAGATTTCACAAGCCCCCTCTGGCCAGTGTGAAGATTGCATGCACAGCTCATGTGCAGACACTGTGCAGCAGAATCAGCATGAGGAGGAGACAGTTGACCTCTGCCAGGTCAGCATGACAATAAGATAAACAAAGGCAGGCATGTgtggcttttggagactctgaaccacattattttattaaattgCTGTGTGTCGCCTCATAAGGCACATTCGGACTGTAAGAACCTTTTGTAGTTCCTAGGACCTTTCCAGTCCCCTTTTGCGCACGTTGGACGGAAAGGAACTAGGAACCTTTAACCGTAGTTCCTAGAACCATTTTAGCTCCTGCTCTGAGGCTGGGATTTTCTGTGGTTCCTACAGAACTAATGTGAGATCTGCGCTTGGTGAGCTACGCCCCTTGCTGGATTTCTGCATCTTTTCTGTTCCAaatcatgtttgtttatttagaaacagacAGGACTACATCCCGGATACTCCTGCTGCCGCTAGCACACCACGCCAAAACTGAACACGTAAATAAAACAGTCTTAAGGCGTTAGAAAGTGTTTTATTTCTTCTCTTGATATGACGGAAGGAAATTGTCCATTTTGGGATTAAATCACAGAGCAAAAGCCGCAGAGGACGAGCATGCTTGTGTGACGGATGGCCGTTTGATCTCTATGAGCGCTGCGCTCCTCCTCCCCTTGTAATTATGCCAGCTCTTTAAAAGCCCTGATTGTGTCCAGCTGCACGAGAGCATTTACCTGGTGTCCTGACAGACAGGTGGGGTAGTGTGTCTGAGCTGTACACTGGGTGCATGGAGGATTATTTTTacgggtaagggatgtttttagtTTTTATACAACTGTTTGGAAAGGCTGGGGCtttatgctgtgtgtgtgtgtgtgtgtgtgtgtgtatgtgtatgtgtatgtgtatgtgtgtgtgtgtgtgtgtgtgtgtgtgtgtgtgtgtgtgtctgtctgtctgtgtgtttaAGTAAATGCGCTGTAGGATCAGTGGTGAGGATGTGCCGATTACCTGTTGTCTGTGAGCCCTTTCCATGAAATATAACAGTGTGCTGATTAATTGAAAAGGAAGGAAATTGGCAGTTTAATAATTATTTCCTTCCTTTTAACAGAAAGCGCTGGCACTGCTGTTTTTGTTCAGTTGATTTTTTTGTTATACTTATTTTTCCTTTTATGAAACTCCTAACGTTTTCATTGTGAGTCACTTTTAGAAAGGGGGTCTGTGACGACTAGAAGGTTGGCTGTGGAGGGTCGCATACGTGAGAGGGCTCAGCCGTATTACCAGTTAATAGTgcatgtttttattctttttcttgtTTGCATGATTGCCGTGTGTATAAGTAAACGCATGTTACACAGCACTGGTTGTTTTGCCGCCCTCCTCCAGCATAAGGTGTCATTAGTCACCTCTGGGTTTTTTTTAACTGTCTTGttccatttttttttatatagaaGAACTTGTTTTATGCATTGTTTGTCAATAAACTCAAGTTTGGAGGAAGACATTGTCTCAGCTCATTGTTTGATCTAGCGTGATCACTCTCCGTACCTAAAATAATAACAGTCATGGGGCTCTAGGTTCACACTTGTACCAAATTAATATGTAGTCAATTCACTTTCTTTCGGTAAATTTCTACTTTGTTCTTGATGGTCGCACGCGTGAACCATGTGCACAAACACATTCAGtgcaaacacacacgcgcacatgcagTTAAATTTCTTAAATTGTgtgcattaatcttatagtacaAGCAGTAGAATTATTATCATCTGTAATATGTTTTAATGGTGGACTGGTTTGATTCATATGTGTGATAGGCTGAGCGATCAACTGGTTGAGACGCCAACCAGTCCTGCTACatctacatacaaacagtccaaaGAACTGGGTGTGAGCGTAGCCTCTGTGTGGCCCTCCACAACATGATGAACACGGGCTTTAAAAGCTCTGGACATCTCCTATTATTTAGATTCATCACATAtttcccccagtttcagctgagtgtctcatttagtaacaaaacatgattgtgaactctcaagtcaagtttattatatagtccatttcatacacaaaacggTAGCCCAGTGTTCTTCACAtagttaaaacaatcacaagtgaaataaaatagttaaaatgtcacatcatgctgtgtaaaataaaagaaaagaatattgacacagaacatagcacacaaaaataaaagcacattAAGTAAAATTATTGATAGTGCTTTCTTTTAAAGTCCTCTAATTacttagtacttacatggtaattacttagAAAGTTAgtgtattgtttctgagttcttaaactgttattaccatgtaaatcaggttcaattctagtttttttattaatcattcctagaatacactgctttacacaataactacactttattacaagTATTCACTGTAATTACACAATACACAATAAAACTGCACAGAATATGTATACATATAAAATACATATAGAATAAATTTAACACAGTACAGATAAagacctacaggtgctggccagtaaattagaatatcatcaaaaggttgaaaatatttcagtaattccattcaaaacgtgaaacttgtacattatattcatgcaatgcacacagaccaatgtatttccgatgtttattacgtttaattttgatatttataggtgacaaccaatgaaaacatcaaatctggtatctcagaaaattagaatattctaaaggccaatgaaaaaatgtttgtttctctaatgttggccaactgaaaagaatgaacatgaaaagaatgtgcatgtatagcactcaatacttagtcggggctccttttgcctcaataactgcagtaatgcggcgtggcatggactcgatcagtctgtggcactgctcaggtgttatgagagcccaggttgctctgatagtcgtcttcagctcctctacattgttgggtctagcgtattgcatcctccgcttcacaataccccatagattttctatggggttaaggtcaggcgagtttgctggccaatcaaggacagggataccatggtccttgaaccaggtgctggtggttttggcactgtgtgcaggtgccaagtcctgttgaaaggtgaagtctgcatccccataaagttggtcagcagcaggaagcatgaagtgctctaaaacttcctggtagacggctgcattgaccctggacctcaggaaacagagtgggccaacaccggcagatgacatggcaccccacaccatcactgacggtggaaactttacactggacctcatgcaacgtggattctgtgcttctccgctcttcctccagactctgggtccttgatttccaaaggaaatgcagaacttgctttcatcagaaaacataactttggaccactcagcatcagtccagtcctttttgtccttggcccaggcgagacgcttcttgcgctgtttcttgttcaagagtggattgacacacggaatgcgacacctgaatcccatgtctttcatgagtctcctcgtggtggttcttgaagcgctgactccagctgcagtccactctttgtggatctcccccacatttttgaatgggtttgtcgtcacaattctctgcagggtgcggttatccctagagcttgtacacttttttctaccacattttttccgtcccttcgcctgtctgttaatgtgcttggacacagagctctgcgaacagccagcttctttagcaatcaccttttgtgtcttgccctccttgtgcaaggtgtcaatgattgtcttttggacagctgttaagtcagaagtcttccccatgattgtggtgccttcaaaacaagactgagggaccttttaaaggcctttgcaggtgttttgagtaaatcagctgattagagtggcagcaggtgtcttctatattcagccttttcagaatattctaattttttgagataccaaatttggagttttcattagttgtcacttatgaatatcaaatttaaatgtaatgaacattggaaatacattggtctgtgtgcattgcatgaatataatgtacaagtttcacgttttgaatggaattactgaaatattttcaaccttttgatgatattctaatttactggccagcacctgtagtagaGCACAGAGGCAAGGATAGATTAATGGAAGGCATCATGAAAAAGTTTAGTTTTAAATCTGGATTTAAAAATGGAAATGGTGGGAGAGGTCTTAATGTCTATTGGAAGACAGTTCCAGAGATGGACCGCATAGCAGCTAAAGGCAGCTGCTATGCCATGCTTGGTGCGGGCTCTGGGTTGTACCAGTGTGGATTTATCTGCTGACCCAAGTGATTTTGAAGGGAGATACGTTTCAAACATCTCTGCTATATACAGAGGTCGTTGCCCatttaatgatttaaaagtaagtaaaaggtcTTTGAAATAAATCCTGTAAGCTACTGAATGCCAATGTAAATATTTTAAGATTGGTGTGACGTGAACATTTCTTTTGGTTCTGGTCTCTTGCTCTGTCTCTCTGCTCTGTGTAACGCACAGCCTTCAGACCTGCGGAGAAAGAAAACctacaagatgcagaaaaaaaggataaacctccaaccttcataTTGTCAGCAATAAATGCAGCTAAAGTTAACTTTCatgaccaaataaataaataaataaataaaaaataaaaacgtaaaAATTATTCAGTGAATCAGGAGAgcagtgttttcatcacatttagcttgtattttatttaaaatatcatcagctttacaggttagctgttcctgtgTACTTAAAAAGTTATGTTACTAACCTTCTAGAAAAATTACCAAATcattcacatgaagtagatttgttattatttatctAAAAGTATTTGAttagtttaaaaaactaaatatgttttgttctatttggttttcagaatgtcactagtttactaatacttttaaaaatatatatataatgatgtactgaaatacagagaaaaAAACTTGTGAATACAATGCTtgttaatatagtaagtatagcattgttaacataagcacattcacacatggaaagtatcaatgtaaataaatcatatggcAGTAACTCTGCTGCACTTTTATTAtgtaaaagtagctcacaggccaaaaaaggttggagacccctgcaataGATCGTACAGCCCTAGTGGATGCTTAGATGATTGTTTAAAGATTTTTTCAGTGAAATCttcatccacagagctcacaagcaaattgCTTCTGTCCAttatggactcttttgtgactgtttaaattgatCTTTTGGGTAAAACTTTTCCACCTAACTCACAGGCGAAaagccagtgtggactctcatgtgtctgtttaaacttgtcttttggctaaatctttttccacagagctcacaggcgaaaggcttctgtcctgtgtggactctcatgtgtctgtttaaatttgactTTAAGCTAAACTTCTTTCCACAATGCTCACAAGCAAaatgcttctgtcctgtgtggactctcatgtgtctgtttaaacttgtcttttggctaaatctttttccacagagctcacaggtgaaaggcttctgtcctgtgtggactctcatgtgtctgtttaaagttgactttaagcTAAACTTCTTTCCACAATGCTCACAAGCAAaatgcttctgtcctgtgtggactctcatgtgtctgtttaaacttgtcttttggctaaatctttttccacagagctcacaggcgaaaggcttctgtcctgtgtggactctcatgtgacagtTTAAATTTACCTTTTCGCTAAATCTTTTGCTACagaactcacaggcgaaaggcttctgtcctgtgtggactctcatgtgattatttaaGGTTGCCTGAtgcctaaatctttttccacagagctcacaggcgaaaggcttctgtcctgtgtggactctcatgtgtctgtttaaagttgactttaagcTAAACTTCTTTCCACAACGCTCACAAGCAAaatgcttctgtcctgtgtggactctcatgtgaatgtttaaactagtctttcggctaaatctgtttccacagagctcacaggcaaaaggcttctctaaaGTGTGGGctatcatgtgactgtttaattgtgtcttttggctaaatctcgttccacagagctcacaaggaaagggtttctgtcctgtgtgaactttCGTGTGTTTGTTTAAAGTGTACTTTGAGCTAAATttatttccacagagctcacaagcaataggcttctgtcctgtgtggacactcatgtgtctgtttaaagtcaactttaagctaaatttctttccacagagctcacaaacaaaaggcttctctcctgtgtggacgctcatgtgtctgtttaaagttgactttaagctaaatttctttccacagagctcacaagtaaaaggcttctgtcctgtgtggacactcatgtgtctgtttaaatttgactttaagctaaatttctttccacagagttcacaagcaaaacatgtctgtcctgtgtggactctcatgtgtgtggttaaattagtcttttggtgaaacctttgtccacattgctcacaggcaaaatgtttctgcattgtgtggactctcaagtgtctgtttaaatttgtcttttggttaaatctttttacacagagctcacaggcaaagggcttctgtcctgtgtggactctaatgtgACGGTTTAAATTGTTCTTTTCGCTAAATCTTTTGCTACAGAACTCACAggtgaaaggcttctgtcctgtgtggactctcatgtgattatttaaagtTGTCtgatggctaaatctttttccacagagctcacaggagaaaggcttctgtcctgtgtggactctcaggtgtctgtttaaagttgactttaagttaaatttctttccacagagctcacaagcaaaatgcttctgtcctgtgtggactctaatgtgaatatttaaaattatcttttggctaaatctttgtccacagagctcacagacaaaaggcttctctccagtgtggactatcATGTGCCTATTTAAATtagtctttcggctaaatctttgtccacagagctcacaaggaaagggcttctgtcctgtgtgaactttcgtgtgtttgtttaaagttgactttgagctaaatttcttttcacagagctcacaaacaaaaggcttctgtcctgtgtggacactcatgtgattatttaaattTGTCtgatggctaaatctttttccacagagctcacaagcaaaatgcGTCTGTcccgtgtggactctcatgtgaagaTTTAAATTTGACTTTTGGTTAAATCtgtttccacagagttcacaagcaaaatatgtctgtcctgtgtggactctcatgtgtgtggttAAATCAGTCTTTTGATGAAACCGTTGTCCGGAGTGCTCACAGGcaaaatgtttctgctttgtgtggactctcatgtgtttgtttaaatgtatttcatggctaaaggattgaaacctggcagcatcagtctccttattcaaatagagatgctctccctccatattagaccagagtttctcctgttcctcctttttgtggagaaaatctaggtgctggtggttgacacgAGCACTCTCTTCTTCTTAAGCTTCTTATTTAACCAGAACCACCTGTTgaaaatctgtaggaaacacagaaacatgtgaattacagacagctgtcactttgttttcacacatacaacagttgtattatttctttaaactgacattagaatgaaatgtatttacaattggaaactgaactttgagcctctataaatcatgagtcttaaccctcaggcttcactttaattttcatgCAAAAGAGTCATTTGAGGACAAAAATgtccgcttgtaaaagtggctataaaaatgtatacattaatgtattttttttttttttttacttttttcatagatctgttgaacagcttcagccctgctcaaacataaaaaaatccaATCATTTTGAGGCTTTTATTCCCTGAAATGTCAGTTGGAATACTCAAAGTCATTGATGTAatttatggaaaaaaaaaaagaaataaaaaacactaaaacggagttattttc contains:
- the LOC107374291 gene encoding zinc finger protein 721 isoform X1, with product MEGEHLYLNKETDAARFQSFSHEIHLNKHMRVHTKQKHFACEHSGQRFHQKTDLTTHMRVHTGQTYFACELCGNRFNQKSNLNLHMRVHTGQTHFACELCGKRFSHQTNLNNHMSVHTGQKPFVCELCEKKFSSKSTLNKHTKVHTGQKPFPCELCGQRFSRKTNLNRHMIVHTGEKPFVCELCGQRFSQKIILNIHIRVHTGQKHFACELCGKKFNLKSTLNRHLRVHTGQKPFSCELCGKRFSHQTTLNNHMRVHTGQKPFTCEFCSKRFSEKNNLNRHIRVHTGQKPFACELCVKRFNQKTNLNRHLRVHTMQKHFACEQCGQRFHQKTNLTTHMRVHTGQTCFACELCGKKFSLKSNLNRHMSVHTGQKPFTCELCGKKFSLKSTLNRHMSVHTGEKPFVCELCGKKFSLKLTLNRHMSVHTGQKPIACELCGNKFSSKYTLNKHTKVHTGQKPFPCELCGTRFSQKTQLNSHMIAHTLEKPFACELCGNRFSRKTSLNIHMRVHTGQKHFACERCGKKFSLKSTLNRHMRVHTGQKPFACELCGKRFRHQATLNNHMRVHTGQKPFACEFCSKRFSEKVNLNCHMRVHTGQKPFACELCGKRFSQKTSLNRHMRVHTGQKHFACEHCGKKFSLKSTLNRHMRVHTGQKPFTCELCGKRFSQKTSLNRHMRVHTGQKHFACEHCGKKFSLKSNLNRHMRVHTGQKPFACELCGKRFSQKTSLNRHMRVHTGFSPVS